One Prevotella intermedia ATCC 25611 = DSM 20706 DNA window includes the following coding sequences:
- a CDS encoding GNAT family N-acetyltransferase, with the protein MKEEEIIQPVGKELLKSELTPGRLLRGTNKSHNDIYVFSASEAPHLMDEVGRLREEAFRSAGGGTGKAKDIDEFDLMPNGCKQLIVWNPDNEEIIGGYRYVFGKEWKFGSDGQPILPTSHMFHFSDKFLKEYAPYTVELGRSFVSLGYQNVRENSKSIFALDNLWDGLGALTVLNPHCKYFFGKMTMYPSYIRRGRDMILYFLKKFFDDKENLIIPIKPLKIDTPFSEFESLFNAASFKENYRILNREIRKLGFNIPPLVNAYMNLSPTMKLFGTGINNGFGDVEETGILIAVDEIFEEKRVRHIESFVKDHPEALKITSGANKVIYEER; encoded by the coding sequence ATGAAGGAAGAAGAGATTATCCAACCAGTCGGTAAGGAACTTTTGAAAAGCGAACTTACTCCAGGCAGATTGCTGAGAGGTACGAATAAGAGTCATAACGACATCTATGTATTCTCGGCAAGCGAAGCTCCGCATCTTATGGACGAAGTTGGACGATTGCGCGAAGAGGCTTTCCGCAGTGCCGGTGGCGGTACGGGAAAGGCAAAGGATATTGACGAATTTGACCTGATGCCCAATGGTTGCAAGCAACTTATCGTATGGAATCCTGACAACGAAGAGATTATAGGTGGTTATCGTTATGTGTTTGGAAAAGAGTGGAAGTTTGGCAGCGATGGCCAACCTATACTTCCTACCAGCCACATGTTCCATTTTTCCGACAAGTTCTTGAAAGAATACGCTCCCTATACGGTTGAATTGGGTCGCTCTTTCGTTTCTTTGGGGTACCAGAACGTTCGTGAAAATTCTAAAAGTATCTTTGCACTCGATAATCTTTGGGACGGTTTAGGCGCGCTCACGGTACTGAATCCTCATTGCAAATACTTCTTCGGTAAAATGACGATGTATCCGTCGTATATCCGTCGTGGTCGCGATATGATTCTTTACTTCCTCAAGAAGTTCTTCGACGACAAGGAAAACCTCATTATACCGATAAAACCGCTCAAAATCGACACTCCTTTCTCCGAATTTGAGTCGTTATTCAATGCTGCTTCCTTTAAAGAAAACTATCGTATTTTAAATAGGGAAATACGCAAGTTAGGGTTCAATATCCCTCCTTTGGTGAATGCTTATATGAACCTTTCGCCAACTATGAAACTTTTTGGAACGGGGATTAACAATGGCTTTGGCGATGTAGAGGAAACAGGAATCCTTATCGCTGTGGACGAAATATTTGAAGAGAAGCGCGTTCGCCATATTGAAAGCTTTGTAAAAGACCACCCAGAAGCACTCAAGATAACAAGCGGTGCGAACAAAGTGATTTACGAGGAGCGGTAA
- the upp gene encoding uracil phosphoribosyltransferase: MEIINFSEQNSIVNQYMAEIRDKDYQTNRLLFRNNVMRIGEFEAFEISKTLQYEMKEIQTPLGISKVNVPTDKIVLATIFRAGLPFHNGFLNIFDHAGNAFVSAYREYKDKEHHEVGIHVEYLATPNIDGKTLIIADPMLATGGSMELGYKAILSKGTPRHVHIACVIASPEGIDHIKKTFPDDKTTIWCGAIDEGLNEHKYIVPGFGDAGDLCYGEKL; encoded by the coding sequence ATGGAAATCATTAACTTCTCGGAACAGAACTCCATTGTAAACCAGTACATGGCAGAAATCCGCGACAAGGACTACCAGACAAACCGTCTCCTTTTCCGTAACAACGTAATGCGAATAGGAGAGTTCGAAGCATTCGAAATCTCTAAAACACTTCAGTACGAAATGAAGGAAATCCAGACTCCGCTGGGCATTTCTAAGGTAAACGTACCTACCGACAAGATTGTACTTGCTACTATCTTTCGTGCAGGACTTCCTTTCCACAACGGATTTCTCAACATTTTCGACCATGCAGGCAATGCTTTCGTAAGCGCATACAGGGAATACAAGGACAAGGAACACCACGAAGTAGGCATTCACGTAGAATATTTGGCAACACCGAATATTGACGGCAAAACCCTCATTATTGCCGACCCAATGTTGGCAACAGGTGGTTCGATGGAGCTTGGCTACAAGGCAATACTCTCTAAAGGTACACCTCGCCACGTCCATATAGCTTGTGTGATAGCTTCTCCAGAAGGTATCGACCACATTAAAAAGACTTTCCCCGACGACAAGACCACCATTTGGTGCGGTGCAATCGACGAAGGCTTGAACGAACACAAGTACATTGTTCCAGGCTTTGGCGATGCTGGTGACCTTTGCTACGGCGAAAAACTCTAA
- a CDS encoding M16 family metallopeptidase produces MKLKHFLFVALFFIAGIANAQQFGSIPVNKNVRQGKLSNGLTYYILRNNWPENVANFYIAQRVGSIQEEEPQRGLAHFLEHMAFNGSEHFPDSTLLEFTRSLGVQFGSDLNAYTSIEETVYRISNVPTKRQTALDSCLLVLKDWSNGLTLDDKEIDKERGVIHQEWQLSQNAMMRIYDRSLPKLYPNNKYGLRLPIGLMSVVDNFKYQALRDYYHKWYRPDNQCIIVVGDVDVDRTEAQIKKLWANATVPANAAQVTKLPVEDNEQAIYVFDKDKEMQNSTIGIFMKHDVFPDEMKTSQAYYIDSYMKTMIATMLNQRFSEMKQKADCPFTSAGGYDGRFMLSSTKDAFTLNGSAKEGKDIETLKALYREAQRVRLYGFTPTEFERTKQEFLSQIESEYTNRDKTTSSQYGDELRDHFLKNEPIPSKEDEYKIMKQLIEMPALNYQVVNEYAKELISDKDKNLVVYIFAQDKAGKVDPTEEKMAQAIKEVRAEKIEPYVDNVKSEPLLDETKLPKAGKIVKETENKKLGYKELTLSNGARVILKKTDFQANDVRFYAAAKGGSGLYGKADFDNLKLFNSVMNNSGLGNFSKQELTKALYGKQASASLSLGTYYQYVSGQSIPKDIETMMQLVYLKLTKVTKDQQAFDAMMKQYEEALKHKDLSPESVFGDSVSVTLYNHELRYAPLSVNRLKGVNYDRVLQIWKERYANPGQFTYYFVGNYDEAALRPLIEKYIGCLPKGKVENWKEVPGFVKGKVLNHFTFKSETPKAMSVEVWHQPTKYTVENAVLVDAAAQVLSMVYLKDIREDQGAAYSVGASGGLNQTADKTFAIIQAQCPMDPNKAEIAVKLLNEGIKNNSVKVDMDKLQKVKDFMLKQADISAKSNRHWINVLSEYITLGVDIQSDYKAAVEALTPEKIAAFLKGLLASGNHVEVVMTPAK; encoded by the coding sequence ATGAAACTGAAACATTTCCTTTTTGTTGCCTTGTTCTTTATTGCAGGAATAGCAAACGCACAACAGTTTGGCTCAATTCCAGTAAACAAGAATGTAAGGCAGGGTAAGCTCAGCAATGGTCTGACTTATTACATCTTGCGCAACAACTGGCCTGAGAATGTAGCCAACTTCTACATTGCGCAGCGTGTTGGTTCTATTCAAGAAGAAGAACCACAACGTGGTTTGGCTCACTTCCTTGAACACATGGCGTTCAATGGTTCTGAGCACTTCCCAGACTCTACCTTGTTGGAGTTCACACGCTCGCTCGGTGTGCAGTTTGGTAGCGATTTGAACGCTTACACCTCTATCGAAGAAACTGTTTACCGCATCAGCAACGTACCGACAAAGCGTCAGACAGCACTCGATTCTTGCTTATTGGTTTTGAAAGACTGGTCTAACGGTCTTACACTCGACGATAAGGAAATAGACAAGGAGCGTGGTGTTATCCACCAAGAATGGCAATTGAGCCAGAACGCAATGATGCGTATCTACGACCGTTCGCTGCCAAAGCTCTATCCTAACAACAAGTACGGACTTCGTTTGCCTATCGGTTTGATGAGCGTGGTAGACAATTTCAAGTACCAAGCCCTCCGCGATTACTATCACAAATGGTATCGTCCAGACAACCAATGTATCATTGTTGTGGGCGATGTAGACGTAGACCGCACCGAAGCACAGATTAAGAAGCTATGGGCAAATGCTACCGTGCCAGCCAATGCTGCACAAGTAACAAAGCTTCCAGTGGAAGACAACGAGCAGGCTATCTATGTTTTCGATAAGGATAAGGAAATGCAGAACTCTACTATCGGCATTTTCATGAAGCACGATGTGTTCCCTGACGAAATGAAAACAAGTCAGGCATATTACATCGACAGCTATATGAAGACAATGATAGCTACGATGTTGAACCAGCGTTTCAGCGAAATGAAGCAGAAAGCAGACTGCCCATTCACCAGTGCAGGTGGTTACGACGGCAGATTTATGCTCTCAAGCACCAAAGATGCGTTCACATTGAACGGTAGTGCCAAGGAAGGCAAGGACATAGAAACACTCAAAGCTCTCTATCGTGAGGCACAACGAGTACGCCTGTATGGTTTCACACCTACCGAATTTGAACGTACAAAGCAAGAATTCCTTTCACAAATCGAGTCTGAATACACCAATCGTGATAAGACAACCAGCAGCCAATATGGCGACGAATTGCGCGACCACTTCTTGAAGAACGAGCCTATCCCAAGCAAGGAAGACGAGTACAAGATTATGAAGCAGCTCATCGAAATGCCTGCACTCAACTATCAGGTTGTAAACGAGTATGCTAAGGAGCTTATTTCCGACAAGGACAAGAACCTTGTTGTCTACATCTTCGCACAAGACAAGGCTGGAAAGGTAGACCCAACCGAAGAGAAGATGGCACAAGCTATCAAGGAAGTACGTGCAGAAAAGATAGAACCATACGTTGATAACGTAAAGAGCGAACCTCTGTTGGACGAAACAAAACTGCCAAAGGCTGGAAAAATCGTTAAGGAAACAGAGAACAAGAAGCTCGGTTACAAAGAGCTGACATTGAGCAACGGTGCTCGTGTTATCCTCAAGAAGACTGATTTCCAAGCTAACGATGTACGTTTCTACGCTGCAGCAAAAGGCGGTAGCGGCTTATACGGCAAGGCTGACTTCGATAATCTTAAGCTGTTCAACTCTGTTATGAACAACAGCGGACTTGGAAACTTCTCTAAACAAGAACTCACCAAGGCTCTCTACGGAAAGCAAGCAAGCGCAAGTTTGTCGCTCGGCACATACTATCAGTATGTAAGCGGCCAGTCTATACCGAAGGATATTGAAACGATGATGCAGTTGGTTTACCTCAAATTAACAAAGGTAACTAAGGACCAACAAGCATTCGACGCAATGATGAAGCAGTACGAAGAGGCTTTGAAGCACAAAGATTTGTCTCCAGAGAGTGTCTTCGGGGACTCAGTGTCAGTTACTCTCTACAACCACGAACTTCGTTATGCTCCTCTTTCGGTAAACAGACTCAAAGGCGTGAATTACGACCGCGTACTCCAGATATGGAAAGAGCGTTACGCTAACCCTGGACAGTTCACCTATTACTTTGTAGGAAACTATGACGAGGCTGCTCTCCGTCCACTTATTGAGAAGTATATCGGTTGCTTGCCAAAGGGTAAGGTAGAGAACTGGAAAGAAGTTCCAGGCTTCGTTAAAGGTAAAGTGTTGAACCATTTCACCTTCAAATCAGAGACTCCAAAGGCTATGAGCGTAGAAGTTTGGCACCAACCAACAAAATACACTGTTGAGAATGCTGTACTCGTAGACGCTGCAGCGCAAGTATTGTCAATGGTTTACTTGAAGGACATTCGTGAAGACCAAGGTGCTGCTTACTCAGTAGGTGCAAGCGGTGGCTTGAATCAGACTGCCGACAAGACCTTTGCCATTATTCAGGCACAGTGCCCAATGGACCCAAACAAGGCTGAAATCGCTGTTAAGCTCCTCAACGAAGGCATTAAGAACAACAGCGTAAAGGTCGATATGGATAAGCTTCAGAAAGTTAAGGACTTCATGCTCAAGCAAGCTGACATTAGTGCGAAGAGCAATCGCCACTGGATAAATGTTCTCAGCGAGTATATCACATTAGGTGTAGATATTCAAAGCGACTACAAGGCTGCTGTTGAAGCCCTGACTCCAGAGAAGATTGCAGCATTCCTGAAAGGCTTGCTCGCTTCTGGCAACCACGTAGAAGTGGTGATGACACCTGCAAAATAA
- a CDS encoding glutamine synthetase III: MGNLRFEVVKEAFRKRPVELELLNERPSELFGKYVFNRDKMYKYLPVDIFNKMMNVMENGKRLDRSIADGVANGMKKWAKENGVTHYTHWFQPLTEGTAEKHDSFIESNGKGGMLEDFSGKLLVQQEPDASSFPSGGIRNTFEARGYSAWDPTSPVFIIDDTLCIPTIFISYTGEALDYKAPLLRSLLAVNSAAKDVCQYFYPDVKKVHTNLGWEQEYFLVDEDLYFARPDLMLTGRTLMGHDSAKNQQMDDHYFGTIPERVQAFMKDLEIRALELGIPVKTRHNEVAPGQFELAPIFEECNLAVDHNMLLMALMKKVAHRHSFRVLLHEKPFAGINGSGKHNNWSLATDTGVLLHKSGKNTNDNLRFVVFVVETLMGVYKHNGLLKASVMSATNDHRLGANEAPPAIISSFLGKQLTDLFEHIEKADKKDLFTVKGKQGVQLDIPEIPELFIDNTDRNRTSPFAFTGNRFELRAVGSEANCASSLIVLNTAVAEALTSFKQRVDALIEQGEDQTSAIIEVVRNDIKTCKPIHFDGNGYSDEWKAEAAQRGLDCEASCPVCFDTYLRDDSVQMFESMNVMRRNELEARNEVKWETYTKKIQIEARVIGDLAMNHIIPVVTHYQSRLAKNVSSMINIFGREEGERLTARNVKILKEIAERMQAIETGVDELVEARKIANRIENQREKAIAYHDNITTKMEEIRHEIDKLELIVSDEMWTLPKYRELLFIR; encoded by the coding sequence ATGGGTAACTTAAGATTTGAAGTTGTAAAAGAGGCTTTTAGAAAACGCCCCGTAGAGTTAGAATTGCTGAACGAACGCCCTTCCGAACTATTTGGTAAGTACGTTTTCAACCGCGACAAAATGTACAAATACCTTCCTGTGGACATCTTCAACAAGATGATGAACGTAATGGAAAACGGCAAACGCCTCGACCGTTCGATTGCCGATGGTGTGGCAAACGGTATGAAAAAGTGGGCAAAAGAGAATGGCGTTACACACTATACGCACTGGTTTCAGCCCCTGACAGAAGGCACAGCGGAAAAGCACGATTCCTTCATAGAGTCGAACGGGAAAGGGGGAATGCTCGAGGACTTCTCTGGAAAACTGCTCGTACAACAAGAGCCAGACGCAAGTTCGTTTCCATCGGGTGGCATTCGCAACACCTTCGAGGCACGCGGCTACTCGGCGTGGGACCCCACAAGTCCGGTCTTCATCATAGACGACACACTTTGTATTCCTACTATCTTCATTTCTTACACGGGCGAAGCACTCGACTACAAGGCACCGCTGCTGCGTTCGTTGCTTGCCGTAAACAGTGCGGCAAAAGATGTTTGCCAATATTTCTACCCCGATGTAAAGAAAGTACACACCAATTTGGGCTGGGAACAGGAGTACTTCCTTGTAGACGAGGACTTATATTTTGCACGTCCCGACCTGATGCTTACGGGCAGAACGCTGATGGGGCACGACTCTGCAAAGAACCAACAAATGGACGACCACTACTTCGGCACTATCCCCGAACGTGTGCAAGCCTTTATGAAAGACTTGGAAATCCGTGCCTTAGAGTTGGGCATACCTGTAAAAACCCGCCACAACGAGGTTGCTCCGGGACAATTCGAGCTTGCTCCAATCTTCGAGGAATGCAACTTAGCAGTAGACCACAACATGCTGCTGATGGCACTGATGAAGAAGGTTGCACACCGACACAGCTTCCGTGTGCTGCTACACGAAAAACCTTTCGCAGGCATCAACGGTTCAGGAAAGCACAACAACTGGAGCTTGGCTACCGATACAGGTGTGCTGCTGCACAAAAGTGGTAAGAACACAAACGACAATTTGCGCTTCGTAGTCTTTGTTGTAGAAACATTAATGGGTGTTTACAAACACAACGGACTGCTGAAAGCATCGGTTATGAGTGCAACCAACGACCACCGCTTGGGGGCAAACGAGGCACCACCTGCCATTATTTCGTCGTTCCTTGGCAAACAACTGACCGACTTGTTTGAACATATAGAAAAAGCCGACAAGAAAGACTTGTTCACCGTGAAGGGGAAACAAGGCGTGCAACTCGACATTCCGGAAATTCCTGAGCTGTTCATCGACAACACCGACCGCAACCGCACGTCGCCATTTGCCTTTACTGGCAATCGCTTTGAACTGCGCGCAGTTGGGTCGGAAGCCAACTGCGCCTCTTCGCTCATCGTACTGAATACGGCTGTGGCAGAAGCTCTGACAAGTTTCAAGCAACGTGTTGATGCACTGATTGAACAAGGCGAAGACCAGACGAGTGCGATTATAGAAGTTGTTCGCAACGATATTAAAACCTGTAAGCCTATCCACTTCGACGGAAATGGTTACAGCGACGAGTGGAAAGCTGAAGCAGCGCAGAGAGGATTGGACTGCGAGGCAAGTTGTCCTGTATGTTTCGACACCTATTTGCGCGATGATTCCGTGCAAATGTTCGAATCCATGAACGTAATGAGGCGCAACGAACTTGAAGCTCGCAACGAGGTGAAGTGGGAAACTTACACGAAAAAGATTCAGATAGAAGCACGTGTAATCGGCGATTTGGCTATGAACCACATCATTCCTGTTGTAACCCATTACCAAAGTAGGTTGGCAAAGAACGTCAGTTCGATGATAAACATCTTCGGCAGAGAAGAAGGCGAGCGACTTACGGCACGCAATGTAAAGATTCTAAAGGAAATAGCGGAGCGTATGCAAGCCATAGAAACAGGCGTAGACGAACTTGTCGAGGCAAGGAAAATTGCCAACAGAATAGAAAACCAACGCGAAAAAGCCATTGCCTACCACGACAACATTACCACGAAGATGGAAGAGATACGCCACGAAATAGACAAGCTCGAACTGATTGTGAGCGACGAAATGTGGACGTTGCCGAAATATCGTGAACTCCTATTCATTCGTTAA
- the pckA gene encoding phosphoenolpyruvate carboxykinase (ATP), producing MAKFDKSVLANYGITGAKEVLYNPSYEVLFNEETKESLEGFEVGQETELGAVNVMTGIYTGRSPKDKFIVDDENSHDTVWWTSDEYKNDNHRATKETWNAVKEIAKNELSNKRLFVVDGFCGTHKDTRMKVRFIMEVAWQAHFVTNMFIRPQSEEDFEQEPDFIVYNASKAKVENWKELGLNSETAVVFNVTSKEQVIINTWYGGEMKKGMFSMMNYFLPLKGIASMHCSANTDLNGENTAIFFGLSGTGKTTLSTDPKRKLIGDDEHGWDDNGVFNFEGGCYAKVINLDPEAEPDIYGAIRRDALLENVTVDKNGEIDFADKSVTENTRVSYPIYHIKNIQRPLSQGPAAKQVIFLSADAFGVLPPVSILDSEQTKYYFLSGFTAKLAGTERGITEPTPTFSACFGQAFLELHPTKYAEELVKKMEKSGAKAYLVNTGWNGTGKRISIKDTRGIIDAILNHSIDAAPTKQIPYFNFTVPTKLEGVDTNILDPRDTYADASQWEEKAKDLADRFIKNFKKYEGNDAGKKLVAAGPQL from the coding sequence ATGGCAAAATTTGATAAGAGCGTACTCGCCAATTATGGCATTACAGGCGCAAAAGAAGTGCTGTACAATCCTTCATACGAAGTATTGTTCAATGAAGAAACAAAAGAGAGTCTTGAAGGTTTCGAAGTAGGCCAGGAAACAGAACTTGGTGCTGTTAACGTAATGACAGGTATCTACACTGGTCGTTCTCCTAAAGATAAGTTCATCGTTGATGATGAAAACTCACACGATACAGTATGGTGGACATCTGACGAATACAAGAACGACAACCACAGAGCTACTAAGGAAACTTGGAATGCAGTAAAGGAAATCGCAAAGAATGAACTTTCTAACAAGCGTTTGTTTGTTGTTGATGGTTTCTGCGGTACTCACAAAGATACACGCATGAAGGTGCGCTTCATCATGGAAGTAGCATGGCAGGCACACTTCGTTACAAATATGTTCATTCGCCCACAAAGCGAAGAGGACTTTGAACAAGAGCCAGACTTCATCGTTTACAACGCATCAAAGGCTAAAGTTGAGAACTGGAAGGAACTCGGCTTGAACTCTGAAACAGCTGTTGTGTTCAATGTAACTTCTAAGGAGCAAGTTATCATCAACACATGGTACGGTGGTGAAATGAAGAAGGGTATGTTCTCTATGATGAACTACTTCTTGCCATTGAAGGGTATTGCGTCTATGCACTGCTCTGCAAACACCGATTTGAACGGAGAAAACACTGCAATCTTCTTCGGTCTCTCTGGTACTGGTAAGACAACATTGTCTACCGACCCTAAGCGTAAGCTCATCGGAGACGACGAACACGGTTGGGACGACAACGGTGTGTTCAACTTTGAAGGTGGTTGCTATGCGAAAGTAATCAACCTCGACCCAGAAGCTGAGCCAGATATCTACGGTGCTATCCGCCGCGACGCATTGCTCGAGAACGTTACAGTAGACAAAAACGGTGAGATTGACTTCGCTGATAAGAGCGTAACCGAGAACACTCGTGTTTCTTATCCTATCTACCACATCAAGAATATTCAACGTCCACTTTCTCAAGGTCCAGCTGCAAAGCAGGTAATCTTCTTGAGTGCAGACGCTTTCGGTGTACTTCCTCCAGTGTCAATTCTCGATTCTGAGCAGACAAAGTACTACTTCCTCTCTGGATTTACAGCTAAGTTGGCAGGTACAGAACGTGGTATCACAGAGCCAACTCCTACATTCTCAGCTTGCTTCGGTCAGGCTTTCTTGGAACTTCACCCAACAAAGTATGCTGAAGAATTGGTTAAGAAGATGGAAAAGAGCGGTGCTAAGGCTTACTTGGTGAACACAGGTTGGAACGGTACAGGCAAGCGTATCTCTATCAAGGATACACGCGGTATCATCGACGCAATCTTGAACCACTCTATCGACGCTGCTCCAACAAAGCAGATTCCTTACTTCAACTTCACTGTTCCTACAAAGTTGGAAGGTGTTGATACCAACATTCTCGACCCACGCGACACATACGCTGACGCATCACAGTGGGAAGAAAAGGCTAAAGACCTCGCAGACCGCTTCATCAAGAACTTCAAGAAGTACGAAGGAAACGATGCTGGTAAGAAGCTTGTAGCAGCTGGTCCACAGCTCTAA
- a CDS encoding glycerol acyltransferase, with product MERTIDIQKILYSKMGSKARFVPRFVINWFRNIIHEDEVNQFLWENRDKTGTEWLTECVHYLRMTLEIEGLENLPDKNDGKLYTFVSNHPLGGQDGVALGSIIGKHYDGKFRYLLNDLLLNLPGLEPVSIGINKTGKQSRDFPRMVEAGFSSDNHIVMFPAGLNSRKQNGVIRDLPWKKTFITKSVEYQRDVVPIHFSGRNSEWFYKIAHFSDKYVKKVNLAMFFLVDEMYRNVGKTFRVSFGKPIPWQTFDDSKTPMEWAQFVQDKVYEL from the coding sequence ATGGAGAGGACCATCGATATCCAAAAGATACTGTACAGTAAAATGGGCTCGAAGGCAAGGTTTGTTCCTCGTTTCGTGATTAATTGGTTTAGAAACATTATTCACGAAGACGAGGTTAATCAGTTCCTGTGGGAAAATCGAGACAAGACAGGAACGGAATGGCTTACCGAATGTGTGCATTACCTGCGTATGACGCTTGAGATAGAGGGCTTGGAAAACTTGCCCGACAAGAACGACGGCAAACTCTATACATTTGTTTCTAATCACCCACTTGGCGGACAAGACGGTGTTGCATTAGGTTCTATCATTGGCAAACATTACGATGGAAAGTTTCGTTACCTTTTGAACGACTTGCTGTTGAACCTGCCTGGTTTGGAGCCTGTGAGTATCGGAATAAACAAAACCGGCAAGCAGAGCCGCGATTTCCCTCGCATGGTGGAGGCTGGATTTAGCAGCGACAACCATATTGTGATGTTTCCAGCAGGATTGAACAGCAGAAAGCAGAATGGTGTGATTCGTGATTTGCCTTGGAAGAAGACTTTCATAACGAAGAGTGTAGAGTATCAACGCGATGTTGTGCCAATCCATTTCAGTGGACGCAATTCGGAATGGTTTTATAAAATTGCCCATTTCAGCGATAAATACGTGAAGAAAGTAAATCTTGCAATGTTCTTTTTGGTCGATGAAATGTATAGGAATGTTGGCAAAACATTTCGTGTCAGTTTCGGAAAACCTATTCCGTGGCAGACTTTCGATGACAGCAAAACACCGATGGAATGGGCACAATTTGTCCAAGATAAGGTATATGAACTTTAG